DNA from Waddliaceae bacterium:
AGAGCAGAAGAGCTCTACGGAATTTACCTATAAAGCACGCCCTATTATCGTTATAGCAGGGCCGACATGTTGTGGTAAAACAGAACTCTCACTCTTCGTAGCCGAGAAGCTAGGAGGCGAGATCGTCTCTGCCGACTCCATGCAAGCATATCGTGGTATGGATGTCGGTACCGCTAAAGCTACCGTCGAAGAACGACAACGCATCCCTCATCACCTTATCGATATACGACATGTCGATGATCCACTAACAGTAGTAGACTTTTTCGAAGAAGCACGCAGAGCATGCGATAACATATTATCGCGCGATCGCGTGCCTATCGTCGTCGGAGGCGCAGGATTTTACCTGCACGTTTTCCTCCACGGACCACCAGCAGGACCTCCCGCCAATGAAGAGCTGCGCGCTAAACTCTCCGATGAGATGGAAGATATCGGCATAGAAGCGATGTATGAACGCCTGAAATCCCAAGACCCCGACTATGCAGCAACGATAACATGTAACGACAGACAGAAAATACTGCGCTCGCTAGAGATACTCTCCGCTACAGGAGAAAAGGTAAGTGCTTTGCCATGGAAAGAGCGACCACTGCTTCCCGACTACAAGTTCCACAACTGGTTCATCCACAGACCAAGAGAGATACTGTACGAGCGTATCAACGCGCGTTGTGACGCTATGCTCGAAGCAGGCTTCGTCGAAGAAGTAATAGCCCTAGATGTCAAAGGCCTTAGAAAAAATTCTTCTGCCTCGCAGGCAATAGGATACCGGCAGTGCCTAAAATACCTCGATAGCGAACGTACCAAAGAAGATTACGACAAATTCGTCGAAGAATTTAAACAAGCTTCACGACGTTATGCAAAAAGACAGTTTACATGGTTCCGTCGAGAGCCAGGATTCGCATGGCTCGACGTCGATATCCACGACACCGAAATCGCTGCCGAAATAATAATGAAAGAATATCAATCGTGGTAAAGCACTATGGTTCAAAGGTGAGTAAATAGATGATGGAACTTGCGAAGATGAAACCCCATAAAAAGTTCGGA
Protein-coding regions in this window:
- the miaA gene encoding tRNA (adenosine(37)-N6)-dimethylallyltransferase MiaA produces the protein MGDVEAMFKQGEIDEILLNIGRYQEQKSSTEFTYKARPIIVIAGPTCCGKTELSLFVAEKLGGEIVSADSMQAYRGMDVGTAKATVEERQRIPHHLIDIRHVDDPLTVVDFFEEARRACDNILSRDRVPIVVGGAGFYLHVFLHGPPAGPPANEELRAKLSDEMEDIGIEAMYERLKSQDPDYAATITCNDRQKILRSLEILSATGEKVSALPWKERPLLPDYKFHNWFIHRPREILYERINARCDAMLEAGFVEEVIALDVKGLRKNSSASQAIGYRQCLKYLDSERTKEDYDKFVEEFKQASRRYAKRQFTWFRREPGFAWLDVDIHDTEIAAEIIMKEYQSW